A region of Daphnia carinata strain CSIRO-1 chromosome 10, CSIRO_AGI_Dcar_HiC_V3, whole genome shotgun sequence DNA encodes the following proteins:
- the LOC130701494 gene encoding LOW QUALITY PROTEIN: uncharacterized protein LOC130701494 (The sequence of the model RefSeq protein was modified relative to this genomic sequence to represent the inferred CDS: deleted 1 base in 1 codon) gives MSYRGYSSPYYGSYYSSYKNKAPVTPTRSATATGGNSFRSTFSPLSTTSSATASSSRYGSAGTNRSSAYSGSEEPSTARSRQREASESPASAKVSYQPGVQASKIPPSYSSQTSQRDSSNLNSSLGSGISRSDANKSMYGTTASSRTATDVGRSAVDRNASQTGSNGNAGQGGSSGSSNSYSLGRSSNYGNPYKLTGSNASASNNGSHYGNGWAERSSSGRNSQDILANAGKSGARNGNTTSTTPSAVSESNLLSPYAASGAYRRSKSREKEAEAPKTEASSKNESSSVTLPRSFRAYNQRGNTSTTFQSPSTYTPRVPASYGRSTHTTSRDLSYASATKPAIQQPTERLSSYRNMFGNSEPATKTLPAAPMAESKSIPTQTAEEAVKSASEESEESSDSSEEEEAECKEADVNYVVSRGTSPIPSSESVPSSRTTSVPISGSIRSPKILHSRLPTVAAREVQTEETESSRPRRFVGYAGSPSAYGSAASSSRPSSYTDRYFSKYVTPSRYASGTSPPAGEKTKSPPTSGTLHKPPIPVPVVGSKEYRKSALNVDLDDQQVSEFRKRQEDFREAQRKAKRQARKSSSGGSKSSSASPGPPERRNASLTPASSRRNSINSEKGSSSLSRSSSSKIQPQAKQQPSVIRSQSRRKMTPSSKNSRSSSCSSSSSSEEEAAAEEAQVRIKSQSPSTASSTVQSPRKSSASSESISRIKLSRTSAERSLTPASPTRRSPLLPTSSSASSAVSSKSASKSRSPSVNASLPPAHSDSPQLAIQPADESSRSQSRSSSVNWSKLLKMTRGPDERSSTSPESLASKSSASSSQGHRKLASRSPSYNKMMLRSPEDGTNGGVGRSVTRSPSANAGRVPSRAASAASLSLPPSSLPPSNRSGRTTASSSRSHIPSRNASARSIARSCSTSTDSSSSTESDRRPQHSRSVSRIKDSASSSKRNSIEPSSGVLAESSSFASKLASSFGWLRKQNSEIIPWWLPSTENIPAKELEEEDAGVDQQMTLAKEEESSTSSADETQSSSSTDEETESTENKRDDTDVELDDLPADLGIAKPPEDVTIGGLADRESSPPPAKESDSCSRSDVNPEELGDRYSPDGFEWPECPATPPITRSYPFYRRPPSPYDNVKPDVPVMSPSLQPSLSGCSMNTAWGMDALRALESLETINIQPQKSKSPISDLSKSEQVIKTEETEDDDEEDEEEEEEEEEEEEEEEEQEDEEEVKKEIEIKAEEEEEEEEEEEEEEEEESDDSSQEENEAPLSAVSVDQVEPECPAKEQEEADSDSVDDSASAAIPSTTVDQPELGDATFQVYKDGDYGSYLDVEATLNEQSEELEGFLENRKNSIVLRTQLSVRVNGIMDKLLHSEGRELRRALFSLKQIFQEDKDLVHEFVQNDGLACLIRVGHSADQNFQNYILRALGQVMLYVDGMNGVMEHNPTVQWLYSLIASKYRLVAKTALKLLLVFVEYVESNCQLLVKAVEAVDSSQDSKPWASLMRLLQERDSSDSELLAYAVTLINKTLHGLPDQDSYYDQIEYLEGLGMQQIVSRFVSKPDADADLIQQLEIYELQLKQEDEEPFVGSDYSNQNRRVPRNWCSNRRSPRHPSHQTQQGNKRLNSFQLLQTVTGDGKGQEEDELFGGEEPNTIVRKLTASQSKKHLALLANELADKSFNQWSSSSSESSCSMEDVKQHMMNGSQSHIDLKGVNDVGVTPALRRRRERAERQRSLIREQEDASRMSPSQMDEPFDDCSSSFTIPKVITVADVADENRRNVDLTLNMPPISERISNLQKEKDKDSIDRNLLDISREASVKDLTERLQANHISANPTSPTEEKCNRLGDLSGIISKAKEELTKSKSRHDLRNLSEQNAALSPTGKAESKKSENELHWESLLETLDRPLQICDLDFTDLQQEEDSDPLNPSVRTSAFGPPPPPPPPNGVPPPPMAGLPPPPPPSKAALPPTIYFGVHLHHNGGETASNTVVKHKKTVKLFWREIREDQLSLIKGPTLWDELHPVAIDTKNLEHLFESRSKDLLTKKQQESTKNKELIVLDPKRSNSINIGMTKLPPPRTIKTAILKMDSTIINREGIEKLLTMLPTDEERAKIQEAQLASPELPLGSAEQFLLSLASITELAARLKLWLFKSDYENMEKELAEPLMDLKQGIEILQSNVTFRAILATLLAVGNFLNGAEIKGFQVDYLAKVPEVKDTVHKHSLLHHLCHMVMEQNLETTDLYSEIGAVTRASRVDYDELASNLNKMEEDCKASWDHLRAIAKHDGNTTMKIKMSEFLTDCAERIMVATIVHRRVTNRFRKFLLWLGTPPAQVRETKPGAFCRIVSEFALEYRTTRDRVLQQMEKKANHRERSKTRGKMITQIGSTNGLPGLGSYDSPVTYKTKEDRADAELRQLLGSDISDTESMRTGTWGRSRKSVGLGRSTSIRDDYLTDTVTDGDDEILESLVKTARGQRHIPANGNEATVSTSTLTVLHSSGHGLATTTSFNHCSRKIGIETTLLFAKASHFTLRRTRKHGLSEEDRKYLITLAAQVAAA, from the exons ATGTCTTATCGCGGCTAC AGTTCACCGTATTACGGCAGCTACTACTCTTCCTACAAG AACAAAGCGCCGGTCACACCTACAAGGAGTGCAACAGCAACCGGCGGCAATTCGTTCCGGTCAACGTTCTCACCACTTTCGACGACTTCCAGCGCCACTGCGAGTAGCAGCCGCTACGGAAGCGCTGGAACAAACAGAAGTTCTGCCTACTCTGGCAGCGAAGAGCCATCGACGGCCAGGAGTCGACAGAGAGAGGCGTCCGAATCGCCGGCCTCGGCCAAAGTCTCGTACCAACCGGGCGTTCAGGCCAGCAAAATCCCGCCGAGTTACAGTTCGCAAACGAGCCAACGAGACTCGAGCAATTTGAATAGCTCATTAGGATCGGGAATTTCGCGAAGTGATGCCAATAAATCCATGTACGGAACGACGGCCAGCAGCCGGACAGCAACGGATGTAGGAAGATCAGCGGTGGATCGAAATGCGAGTCAAACGGGCTCGAATGGAAATGCCGGACAAGGTGGAAGCAGTGGCTCTAGTAATTCGTATTCGCTCGGGCGTAGCTCGAATTATGGCAACCCGTATAAATTGACGGGCAGCAATGCATCGGCCAGCAACAATGGAAGTCATTACGGTAATGGTTGGGCGGAACGCAGTTCATCCGGTCGAAACAGTCAGGACATTTTAGCCAACGCTGGCAAATCCGGAGCCAGGAACGGTAATACAACGTCGACAACGCCATCTGCCGTGAGCGAGAGCAACTTGTTGTCACCTTACGCGGCTAGCGGAGCCTACCGCCGCAGCAAAAGTCGGGAGAAAGAGGCGGAAGCTCCCAAAACGGAAGCATCCAGCAAAAACGAATCATCGTCGGTGACTCTTCCGCGTTCCTTCCGGGCCTATAATCAGCGAGGCAACACGAGCACGACCTTCCAATCACCGTCTACCTACACGCCCAGAGTTCCGGCAAGTTACGGCCGTTCCACGCACACAACGTCGCGCGATTTGAGCTACGCTTCCGCAACGAAACCGGCAATCCAGCAACCGACGGAGAGGTTGTCCTCGTACAGGAACATGTTTGGCAACAGCGAACCGGCCACCAAGACGCTTCCGGCTGCACCCATGGCGGAGTCGAAATCTATTCCAACGCAAACAGCCGAAGAGGCGGTTAAATCCGCATCGGAAGAATCGGAAGAATCGAGCGATTCCAGCGAGGAAGAAGAGGCCGAATGCAAAGAAGCGGATGTGAACTACGTTGTCAGTCGTGGAACGTCTCCTATTCCTTCCAGTGAATCCGTCCCATCGTCCAGGACGACTTCGGTTCCTATTTCCGGATCCATCCGCAGCCCCAAAATCCTTCACAGTCGTCTGCCCACTGTCGCCGCTAGAGAAGTGCAAACGGAAGAAACGGAATCGAGCCGTCCCAGACGTTTCGTAGGCTACGCGGGATCTCCCTCCGCTTACGGATCGGCCGCATCGTCGTCAAGACCCAGCTCCTACACCGACCGCTATTTCAGCAAGTACGTGACGCCCTCCAGATACGCTTCCGGAACGAGTCCGCCAGCCGGAGAGAAAACTAAATCTCCGCCGACGAGCGGGACGCTTCACAAACCTCCGATTCCGGTGCCCGTCGTGGGTAGCAAAGAGTACCGCAAATCGGCGTTGAATGTCGACCTGGACGATCAGCAGGTGTCGGAATTCCGCAAACGACAGGAAGACTTCCGCGAGGCTCAACGCAAAGCCAAGCGGCAAGCTAGAAAAAGCTCTTCCGGCGGAAGCAAATCGTCCAGCGCTAGTCCGGGTCCGCCTGAGCGCCGAAACGCGTCGCTGACGCCAGCGTCATCTAGGAGGAATTCGATCAACTCGGAGAAGGGAAGCTCTTCGTTGAGCCGCAGTTCGAGTTCCAAGATCCAACCGCAAGCGAAGCAGCAGCCGTCCGTCATCCGCAGCCAATCGAGGCGAAAGATGACGCCCAGCTCCAAGAATTCGAGGTCTTCCAGCTGTTCTTCCAGCTCGTCTTCGGAAGAAGAGGCCGCCGCCGAAGAGGCGCAAGTCAGGATCAAATCGCAGAGCCCCAGCACGGCGTCGAGCACCGTTCAATCCCCTCGAAAGAGCAGCGCTTCTTCTGAATCCATCAGCCGGATCAAACTGTCTCGCACGTCAGCCGAGAGGAGCTTAACACCAGCCTCGCCTACCAGGAGATCCCCTTTACTTCCGACCTCCTCGTCAGCTTCTTCCGCCGTGTCTTCGAAGAGCGCCTCGAAATCTCGATCACCGTCCGTCAACGCATCATTGCCGCCTGCCCATTCGGATTCTCCACAACTGGCCATCCAACCGGCTGACGAGTCGTCGCGCAGCCAATCGAGATCATCGTCGGTCAACTGGTCCAAACTACTGAAAATGACCCGCGGGCCGGACGAGCGGAGCAGCACTTCGCCGGAATCTTTGGCGTCCAAGTCTTCGGCCAGCTCTTCGCAAGGCCACAGGAAGCTAGCCTCGCGTTCGCCTTCGTACAACAAGATGATGCTCCGTTCACCGGAAGATGGAACGAATGGTGGGGTGGGTCGTTCTGTGACTCGATCGCCGTCGGCCAATGCTGGACGAGTGCCAAGCAGGGCCGCTTCGGCTGCATCTCTTTCCTTACCGCCTTCCAGTTTGCCTCCGTCCAACCGGTCGGGACGCACTACGGCGTCGTCGTCGCGCAGTCACATTCCATCGCGCAACGCTTCCGCCCGGAGCATAGCGCGTAGCTGCAGCACATCGACCGATTCGTCGTCGTCGACCGAGTCGGACCGGCGTCCGCAGCACAGCCGCTCCGTTTCGCGCATTAAAGATTCGGCCAGTTCGTCCAAACGGAACAGCatagagccatctagcggcgtTTTAGCTGAATCCTCTTCGTTTGCGTCGAAGCTGGCCTCGTCTTTCGGCTGGTTGCGTAAGCAGAACAGCGAAATCATCCCGTGGTGGCTGCCCAGCACCGAAAACATCCCCGCCAAGGagctggaagaagaagatgctgGAGTTGATCAACAGATGACGTTGGCGAAAGAGGAAGAATCCAGCACTTCGTCGGCGGACGAGACGCAGAGCTCCTCGTCCACCGACGAGGAAACGGAGAGCACGGAAAATAAACGCGACGACACGGATGTCGAACTCGATGACCTTCCGGCGGATTTAGGGATAGCCAAACCGCCAGAGGATGTGACGATCGGAGGGCTGGCCGATCGAGAATCATCACCGCCTCCGGCCAAGGAATCAGACAGCTGCAGCCGATCCGATGTGAATCCTGAAGAATTGGGAGATCGTTATTCCCCTGACGGTTTCGAATGGCCGGAATGTCCAGCTACCCCACCCATCACTCGCAGTTATCCTTTCTACCGTAGGCCGCCTTCGCCGTACGACAATGTCAAACCGGACGTGCCGGTAATGTCCCCGAGCCTTCAGCCATCGCTGAGCGGTTGTTCCATGAACACGGCGTGGGGTATGGACGCTTTGCGCGCTTTAGAATCCTTGGAAACGATTAACATCCAGCCGCAAAAGTCCAAGTCTCCAATTAGCGACCTCAGCAAGAGCGAGCAGGTCATAAAAACGGAAGAGACtgaagacgacgacgaagaggacgaagaagaggaagaagaggaagaagaggaagaagaggaagaagaggagcaagaagatgaagaagaagttaaaaaagaaatagaaattaaagctgaggaagaagaggaagaggaggaagaggaggaagaggaagaagaggaagaaagcgATGATAGCAGCCAAGAGGAAAACGAAG CGCCATTGTCTGCCGTTTCAGTCGACCAAGTGGAACCGGAGTGCCCAGCCAAAGAGCAGGAAGAGGCAGATTCGGACAGTGTCGACGACAG CGCATCGGCGGCTATTCCCTCAACAACGGTGGATCAACCAGAG CTGGGAGACGCCACGTTCCAGGTGTACAAGGATGGCGACTACGGGAGTTACCTCGACGTGGAAGCCACACTTAACGAGCAATCTGAAGAGCTGGAAGGATTCCTGGAAAA CCGCAAGAATTCGATCGTACTGAGGACGCAGCTGTCTGTCAGAGTAAACGGAATCATGg atAAATTACTTCACTCGGAAGGACGGGAGTTACGACGAGCCCTTTTCTCGTTGAAGCAAATCTTCCAG GAAGACAAAGACTTGGTACACGAATTCGTTCAAAACGATGGCCTGGCCTGTCTCATCCGAGTGGGTCACAGCGCCGACCAGAACTTCCAGAACTACATCCTCCGCG CTCTGGGTCAAGTGATGCTCTATGTCGACGGAATGAACGGCGTCATGGAGCACAACCCAACGGTCCAATGGCTCTACTCGCTGATTGCGAGTAAATACCGTTTGGTGGCCAAAACAGCGCTGAAATTGCTCCTCGTATTCGTCGAATACGTCGAAAGCAATTGCCAGCTGCTGGTCAAAGCTGTCGAAGCGGTGGATTCCAGCCAAG ATTCCAAGCCGTGGGCCAGTCTGATGCGTTTACTGCAAGAACGAGACTCGTCCGACTCTGAATTGCTTGCCTACGCTGTCACACTTATCAACAAAACGCTACACGGCCTGCCAGATCAGGATTCCTACTACGATCAGATTGAATATCTGGAAGGTCTTGGAATGCAGCAGATTGTCAGCAG gTTTGTCTCGAAACCCGACGCAGACGCGGATTTGATTCAGCAACTGGAAATTTACGAGCTACAATTGAAGCAAGAAGATGAAGAGCCTTTTGTCGGTTCAGACTATTCAAATCAAAACAG ACGTGTTCCACGTAATTGGTGTTCTAATCGCAGATCTCCGCGCCATCCGTCTCATCAGACTCAACAAGGGAACAAGA GGTTGAACTCATTCCAATTGCTGCAGACGGTCACTGGCGATGGCAAAGGCCAAGAAGAGGACGAATTGTTTGGTGGCGAAGAACCCAACACTATCGTGAGGAAGCTTACGGCATCCCAGTCTAAAAAACATTTAGCTCTGCTGGCCAACGAGTTGGCCGACAAATCGTTCAATCAGTGGAGTTCTTCCTCTTCAGAGTCTTCGTGCTCTATGGAAGATGTCAAACAGCACATGATGAACGGCTCACAGTCTCATATTGATTTGAAAG GCGTTAATGATGTGGGCGTCACTCCGGCGCTACGTCGCAGAAGAGAACGAGCCGAACGTCAGCGATCGTTAATTCGCGAGCAGGAAGACGCCAGCCGAATGTCGCCTTCGCAAATGGACGAACCCTTTGATGATTGCAGTAGCTCTTTTACTA TACCAAAGGTGATTACCGTTGCTGACGTTGCTGATGAGAATCGTCGTAATGTCGACCTGACTCTAAACATGCCGCCCATCAGCGAGCGAATCTCGAacttgcaaaaagaaaaagataaggaCAGTATCGATCGTAACCTTTTGGATATATCTCGTGAAGCCTCGGTTAAAGACCTCACCGAACGTTTACAG GCCAATCACATTTCAGCCAATCCCACGTCGCCTACCGAGGAGAAATGCAATCGATTAGGCGATTTGAGTGGCATTATTTCTAAAGCTAAAGAAGAACTGACCAAATCGAAATCACGACACGATTTGCGTAACTTGAGCGAACAAAATGCCGCGCTTTCACCGACTGGCAAAGCTGAATCGAAGAAATCTGAAAACGAATTACACTGGGAGAGTCTGCTAGAGACGTTGGATCGACCGCTGCAAATTTGCGATCTAGATTTCACCGATTTACAGCAAGAAGAGGATAGTGATCCGTTGAATCCGTCTGTACGGACTAGCGCGTTTGGGCCTccgcctcctcctccaccgccTAACGGTGTCCCTCCGCCCCCAATGGCGGGATTACCGCCACCTCCGCCACCGTCGAAAGCTGCCCTACCTCCAACGATATACTTTGGTGTCCACCTTCATCACAACGGAGGTGAAACGGCTTCAAACACCGTAGTAAAACATAAGAAAACTGTCAAACTTTTCTGGCGGGAGATTCGCGAGGATCAGCTCAGTTTGATTAAAGGGCCAACTTTGTGGGATGAACTTCATCCGGTTGCAATAGACACGAAAAATTTGGAACATCTTTTCGAATCACGCTCGAAAGATTTGTTAACTAAG aaacaacaagaatcCACAAAGAATAAGGAGCTGATCGTATTGGATCCCAAACGTTCTAATTCTATTAACATTGGCATGACTAAATTACCACCGCCGAGAACCATCAAAACGGCAATCCTCAAAATGGATTCGACTATAATCAATCGCGAAGGAATAGAg AAATTATTGACGATGTTGCCGACTGATGAGGAACGTGCTAAAATCCAAGAGGCACAATTGGCTAGCCCGGAGTTGCCACTTGGAAGTGCGGAACAGTTTCTCCTTTCTCTAGCCTCCATCACAGAGTTGGCTGCCAGATTGAAATTATGGCTTTTCAAGTCTGATTATGAAAATATGGAGAAG GAACTTGCCGAGCCTCTAATGGATTTGAAACAAGGcattgaaatattgcaatcCAATGTGACTTTCAGAGCCATTCTGGCAACTTTGCTTGCTGTAGGCAATTTTCTCAATGGGGCCGAA ATTAAAGGTTTTCAAGTCGACTATTTGGCCAAAGTGCCAGAAGTGAAAGACACAGTGCACAAGCACTCGCTGCTGCATCATCTGTGTCATATGGTGATGGAGCAAAACCTAGAAACGACGGATCTATACTCGGAAATTGGAGCAGTGACGCGGGCTTCGCGAGTGGACTACGACGAGTTGGCTTCCAATCTCAACAAAATGGAGGAGGACTGCAAGGCGTCTTGGGATCATTTGCGGGCCATCGCCAAGCATGATGGAAATACCACCATGAAAATCAA AATGTCGGAATTTCTGACTGACTGCGCCGAACGGATTATG gTGGCGACAATAGTGCATCGACGCGTGACGAATAG gtTTCGAAAATTTCTGCTTTGGTTGGGCACGCCACCTGCTCAGGTGCGTGAAACGAAGCCAGGTGCCTTTTGTCGTATTGTTTCTGAATTTGCCCTGGAATACCGTACAACGCGCGACCGAGTTCTCCagcaaatggagaaaaaggcgaACCATCGTGAACGAAGCAAAACCCGAGGCAAGATGATCACCCAAATTGGCAGCACCAACGGTCTACCTGGTCTAGGTAGTTACGACTCCCCTGTCACGTACAAAACCAAGGAAGATCGAGCGGATGCTGAACTCCGCCAACTTCTCGGCAGTGATATTTCCGACACGGAATCTATGAGAACAGGGACCTGGGGTCGATCGCGGAAATCAG TTGGTTTGGGCCGCAGTACATCGATTCGAGATGATTATCTAACTGATACCGTGACAGATGGCGATGACGAAATTTTAGAAAGTCTCGTTAAAACGGCG CGAGGACAACGACACATCCCCGCGAACGGAAACGAAGCAACCGTCAGCACATCAACGCTGACCGTTCTGCAC TCAAGCGGTCACGGACTCGCGACAACAACGTCTTTCAACCACTGCTCGAGGAAAATCGGCATTGAAACTACTCTTCTTTTCGCTAAAGCTTCACACTTCACCC TGAGGAGGACACGAAAACACGGGCTGTCCGAAGAGGACCGCAAATATCTGATTACGCTGGCTGCCCAAGTCGCTGCTGCTTGA